A window from Lates calcarifer isolate ASB-BC8 linkage group LG7_2, TLL_Latcal_v3, whole genome shotgun sequence encodes these proteins:
- the lancl1 gene encoding glutathione S-transferase LANCL1 has translation MDTRALRNPYPDYDGSPASTQALFDSQGKLTSEFAQRLSSKISELLAVMENGLKSADPRDCTAYTGWAGIALLYLHLHNIFKEDSFLQRALEHVSRSLKCLTRRHDVTFLCGDAGPLAVAAVVYSRLQWGQETDECINRLLQYHQTVVKGSGGLPDELLYGRVGYLYSLIFINQQLGQDRIPLQYIQQVSEAVLASGEHLSRKFRVQNQSPLMYEFYQEQYVGAAHGLAGIYYFLMQPGFVSVVEQVHKLVKPSVDHVCSLKFPSGNYPACIGDDRDLLVHWCHGSPGVIYMLLQAYKAFGVPQYLEDALQCGEVVWWWGLLKKGYGLCHGAAGNAYAFLALYRQTQDPKHLYRACMFADWCMNYGKHGCRTPDTPFSLFEGMAGTIYFLADLLQPMRARFPAFEV, from the exons ATGGACACAAGAGCCTTGAGGAATCCATACCCTGACTATGATGGGAGCCCTGCGTCCACACAGGCTCTGTTTGACTCTCAGGGAAAG CTCACATCAGAGTTTGCCCAGAGGCTGAGCAGCAAGATCAGTGAGCTTTTAGCTGTCATGGAGAATGGGTTGAAGTCTGCAGATCCAAGAGACTGCACCGCTTACACTGGTTGGGCAG GGATTGCTCTGCTCTACCTGCACCTCCACAACATTTTCAAGGAAGACTCCTTCCTCCAGAGAGCCCTGGAGCATGTCAGCCGCAGCCTGAAGTGTCTGACCCGACGCCACGACGTCACCTTCCTGTGCGGGGATGCCGGGCCGCTGGCCGTGGCTGCTGTGGTCTACTCTCGCCTGCAGTGGGGGCAAGAGACTGACGAGTGCATCAACAG ACTGCTGCAGTATCACCAGACTGTGGTGAAGGGATCAGGCGGGCTGCCAGATGAGCTGCTTTATGGGCGAGTGGGTTACCTCTACTCGCTCATCTTCATCAACCAGCAGCTTGGGCAAGACAGGATCCCACTGCAGTACATCCAGCAG GTCAGCGAAGCTGTGCTGGCATCGGGCGAGCACCTGAGCAGGAAGTTCAGGGTCCAGAACCAGAGCCCTCTGATGTACGAGTTTTACCAGGAGCAGTACGTTGGCGCTGCCCACGGACTGGCCGGTATCTACTACTTCCTCATGCAG CCAGGCTTCGTCTCCGTAGTGGAGCAAGTACACAAGCTGGTGAAGCCCAGCGTCGACCACGTCTGCAGCCTCAAGTTCCCTTCAGGAAACTATCCTGCCTGCATCGGGGACGATCGAGACCTGCTGGTGCACTGGTGCCACGGATCGCCTGGGGTGATCTACATGCTCCTGCAGGCATACAAG GCCTTTGGTGTTCCTCAGTACCTGGAGGATGCCTTGCAGTGTGGAGAggtggtgtggtggtggggtCTGCTGAAGAAGGGCTATGGGCTTTGTCACGGCGCAGCAGGTAATGCCTACGCCTTCCTGGCTCTCTACCGGCAAACGCAGGATCCCAAGCACCTTTACAGAGCCTGCATG TTTGCAGACTGGTGTATGAACTACGGCAAACATGGATGCCGAACACCAGATACTCCCTTCTCACTTTTTGAAG GCATGGCAGGCACCATCTATTTCCTGGCTGACCTTCTGCAGCCAATGAGAGCAAGGTTCCCAGCCTTTGAGGTGTAA